In Acidobacteriota bacterium, a genomic segment contains:
- a CDS encoding VCBS repeat-containing protein, whose protein sequence is MLRANNGIWRLLLSNGEGANRIAQTQSWGTAGDVSLLGDYDGDGKTDLAVFRRATGTWLVKRSSDGQYLIKQWGVGTDVPVAADYDGDGKTDFAIWRAGAWYIWQSATADYRVQTWGTSAAPYYDQAAPGDYDGDGKADLTVWRASDQTWYVQCSLDGSVLAQTQGQTGDAAVPGNH, encoded by the coding sequence GTGCTGCGCGCGAACAACGGCATCTGGCGCTTGCTCTTGAGCAATGGCGAGGGCGCCAACCGCATCGCCCAAACCCAAAGCTGGGGCACGGCGGGCGACGTCTCGTTGCTCGGCGATTATGACGGCGACGGCAAGACCGACCTGGCGGTCTTCCGGCGCGCGACGGGCACCTGGCTGGTCAAGCGCAGCAGCGACGGGCAATACCTCATCAAACAGTGGGGCGTGGGGACGGATGTGCCGGTGGCGGCGGATTACGACGGGGACGGCAAGACGGACTTTGCCATCTGGCGCGCGGGCGCTTGGTACATCTGGCAGAGCGCGACGGCGGATTATCGCGTGCAAACGTGGGGGACGAGCGCCGCACCCTACTACGATCAAGCCGCGCCGGGCGATTACGACGGCGACGGCAAAGCCGACCTCACGGTCTGGCGCGCAAGCGATCAGACCTGGTATGTGCAGTGCAGCCTGGATGGCAGCGTGCTGGCCCAAACGCAGGGGCAAACGGGCGACGCGGCGGTGCCTGGCAATCATTGA